A region from the Deinococcus radiotolerans genome encodes:
- a CDS encoding ATP-grasp domain-containing protein, with protein MAMRVVFPADYFQVRRPDEAFADQAAAFAARGWNVSALDEQGMFRPALLPGETVLYRGWMLDSAGYRAFVDAVEGAGARVLTSLDAYLAAHHLPRWAPLLADVTPKTMCFTDLSDLPEQLAALGWDGFFVKDFVKSLKTGPGSRITRPGQIGELLERMAQFRGQIEGGVCVRRVEELDPASEERFFVREGQTFRADGSAVPEVVRVVAGRVPSPFFSVDVARRADGACGWWKSGTGKCRTWWAGRPSSSWPSGMVGRADQRGRVPALEGFCMLC; from the coding sequence ATGGCGATGCGCGTGGTGTTCCCGGCGGATTATTTCCAGGTGCGGCGGCCTGATGAGGCGTTCGCGGATCAGGCAGCAGCCTTCGCGGCGCGCGGCTGGAATGTGTCCGCGCTGGATGAGCAGGGAATGTTCCGGCCTGCCCTGCTGCCCGGTGAGACGGTGCTCTACCGGGGCTGGATGCTGGACAGCGCGGGCTACCGGGCGTTCGTGGACGCTGTTGAGGGGGCGGGCGCGCGGGTGCTGACGTCGCTGGACGCGTACCTGGCGGCGCATCACCTGCCGCGCTGGGCGCCCCTGCTGGCAGACGTCACGCCGAAGACGATGTGTTTCACGGATCTGAGTGATTTGCCGGAGCAGCTGGCCGCGCTGGGGTGGGACGGGTTCTTCGTGAAGGATTTCGTGAAGTCCCTGAAGACCGGGCCGGGCAGCCGGATCACGCGGCCCGGGCAGATCGGGGAGCTGCTGGAACGGATGGCGCAGTTCCGGGGTCAGATTGAGGGCGGCGTGTGCGTACGCCGCGTGGAGGAGCTGGATCCGGCATCGGAGGAGCGGTTCTTTGTACGTGAGGGGCAAACGTTCCGCGCGGATGGTTCGGCAGTCCCGGAGGTGGTGCGTGTGGTGGCGGGGCGCGTGCCGTCGCCTTTCTTCTCAGTGGATGTGGCGCGGCGGGCGGACGGGGCCTGCGGGTGGTGGAAGTCGGGGACGGGCAAGTGTCGGACTTGGTGGGCTGGACGCCCGAGCAGTTCATGGCCGTCTGGGATGGTGGGCCGGGCTGATCAGCGTGGCAGGGTGCCGGCCCTCGAAGGGTTCTGCATGCTCTGCTGA
- a CDS encoding HD domain-containing protein, with translation MSSPHLHDAFRAENSAEHSDHLALMAQALGESTPPGTDPEYVTRLLLAHDLVELHAGALYFAAPDDQQAAQAAADAARPLSGLLPPDQAQAFHVLPAEFETRATPETRFARALDALHPMRLTWVGRSAAPRRNPT, from the coding sequence GTGAGCAGCCCGCACCTGCACGACGCATTCCGTGCGGAGAACAGCGCTGAGCACTCCGATCATTTGGCCCTGATGGCGCAGGCGCTGGGCGAATCTACCCCGCCCGGCACGGACCCAGAATACGTGACGCGCCTGCTGCTCGCGCATGACCTCGTGGAACTCCACGCTGGGGCCCTGTACTTCGCCGCGCCGGACGATCAGCAGGCCGCGCAGGCGGCAGCCGACGCCGCCCGGCCATTGTCCGGCCTGCTGCCCCCCGATCAGGCTCAGGCGTTCCACGTCCTGCCCGCCGAATTCGAGACCCGCGCCACCCCCGAGACGCGCTTCGCCCGGGCGCTGGACGCCCTGCACCCTATGCGGCTGACCTGGGTGGGCAGAAGCGCTGCGCCACGCAGGAACCCGACCTGA
- a CDS encoding pyridoxamine 5'-phosphate oxidase family protein translates to MPGTLKDLARLMRGLDYGLLTTTTAYGHLASRPMSNNGEVDYDGTSHFFTWADGRAARDIEQNKNVQLGFQSNKPFLFIAVQGDATLTTHRPTMEPHWQESLTQWFKDGLDTPGLTMITVRARRVNWWGEEEGELDL, encoded by the coding sequence ATGCCCGGCACTCTGAAAGACCTCGCGCGCCTCATGCGCGGCCTCGACTACGGCCTCCTGACCACCACCACCGCCTACGGACACCTCGCCTCAAGGCCCATGAGCAACAACGGCGAGGTCGACTACGACGGCACCAGCCACTTCTTCACCTGGGCGGACGGCCGCGCCGCGCGCGACATCGAGCAGAACAAGAACGTGCAACTGGGCTTCCAGTCGAACAAGCCCTTCCTGTTCATCGCCGTGCAGGGCGACGCGACCCTCACCACCCACCGGCCCACCATGGAACCCCACTGGCAGGAATCCCTCACGCAGTGGTTCAAAGACGGCCTGGACACCCCCGGCCTGACCATGATCACCGTCAGGGCCCGGCGCGTGAACTGGTGGGGCGAAGAAGAAGGCGAACTGGACCTCTGA
- a CDS encoding cupin domain-containing protein yields the protein MPPDLLPLPPRGRVPNNPQPARLYRAALSGTPAQMQAHLAANGWTNAWQNGIYPFTHYHSTAHEVLVIARGQAHLTLGGEGGPQVTVTAGDALTLPAGTGHRNDGSSADLLVIGAYAGGRDWDTCRPETTDPQGAQARIAALPDPERDPISGESWPAAT from the coding sequence ATGCCCCCCGACCTCCTGCCCCTGCCGCCCCGCGGCCGCGTCCCGAACAACCCCCAGCCCGCCCGGCTGTACCGCGCCGCGCTGAGCGGCACACCCGCCCAGATGCAGGCGCACCTCGCCGCGAACGGCTGGACGAACGCCTGGCAGAACGGCATCTACCCCTTCACGCACTACCACTCCACCGCGCACGAGGTCCTGGTCATCGCACGCGGGCAGGCGCACCTGACTCTGGGCGGCGAGGGCGGCCCACAGGTCACCGTCACCGCCGGGGACGCCCTCACCCTTCCGGCCGGCACTGGCCACCGCAACGACGGCAGCAGCGCAGATCTGCTCGTGATCGGCGCGTACGCCGGCGGCCGCGACTGGGACACCTGCCGTCCCGAAACCACCGACCCCCAAGGGGCCCAGGCGCGCATAGCCGCCCTGCCCGACCCTGAACGAGACCCCATCAGCGGTGAATCCTGGCCCGCGGCAACGTGA
- a CDS encoding aldo/keto reductase, protein MRTQKLGVSDLMVPVVAVGCMRIDGMEQQAAARLIGTALEHGANFFDHADIYGAGRSEEVFADAVGMSSSVREGLILQSKCGIRPDVHTFDFSREHILASVDGILRRLRTDYLDVLLLHRPDALVEPEEVAAAFDQLEQEGKVRHFGVSNQHPRQIELLKRYVRQPLVANQLQLSITNATMITSGLNVNMENAEAVNRDGGVLDYCRLHDITIQPWSPFQFGFFEGVFIGHAKFPELNAKLDELAARYGVSSTTIAMAWLLRHPARMQPVTGTTTPERLADCLRAADVTLTREEWYGLLLAAGNTLP, encoded by the coding sequence ATGCGAACTCAGAAGCTGGGCGTGAGTGATCTGATGGTGCCGGTGGTCGCGGTGGGCTGCATGCGCATCGACGGGATGGAGCAGCAGGCGGCCGCGCGGCTGATCGGCACGGCGCTGGAACACGGCGCGAACTTCTTCGATCACGCCGACATCTACGGCGCCGGGCGCAGCGAGGAGGTCTTCGCGGACGCGGTGGGCATGAGTTCCAGCGTCCGCGAGGGCCTGATCCTTCAGTCCAAGTGCGGCATTCGCCCGGACGTTCACACCTTCGACTTCTCGCGCGAGCACATCCTGGCGTCCGTGGACGGCATCCTGAGGCGCCTGCGCACCGACTACCTGGACGTGCTGCTGCTGCACCGCCCGGACGCCCTGGTGGAACCCGAGGAGGTCGCCGCCGCCTTCGACCAGCTGGAGCAGGAGGGCAAGGTACGGCACTTCGGCGTGTCGAACCAGCACCCCCGACAGATCGAACTGCTGAAGCGGTACGTGCGTCAGCCCCTGGTGGCGAATCAGCTGCAGCTGAGCATCACGAACGCCACGATGATCACCAGCGGCCTGAACGTGAACATGGAGAATGCCGAGGCCGTGAACCGCGACGGGGGCGTGCTCGACTACTGCCGCCTGCACGACATCACCATCCAGCCGTGGTCACCGTTCCAGTTCGGGTTCTTCGAGGGTGTGTTCATCGGGCACGCGAAGTTCCCCGAGCTGAACGCGAAACTGGATGAACTGGCCGCGCGGTACGGCGTGAGCAGCACGACGATCGCCATGGCGTGGCTGCTGCGTCACCCGGCGCGGATGCAGCCCGTGACCGGCACGACCACACCCGAGCGCCTCGCGGACTGCCTGCGCGCGGCGGACGTCACCCTGACACGCGAGGAATGGTACGGCCTGCTCCTCGCGGCGGGCAACACCCTGCCCTGA
- a CDS encoding TMEM175 family protein: MMTKGRLEAFSDGVLAIIITIMVLELKVPEGHEWSDVTRLWPKALAYVISFVYVGIYWNNHHHLMHTVQRVTGGVLWANLHLLFWLSLFPFVSGWAGESHFAPQAMTLSGAVALMAALAYTVLVRTIIRVGEANHMLADAVGRDVKGNVSLVAYVVAILAPLAGPVGVWLSGAALVGVALMWLIPDRRIERVLDGGRGRGE; the protein is encoded by the coding sequence ATGATGACCAAAGGAAGGCTGGAGGCCTTCAGTGACGGCGTGCTGGCGATCATCATCACGATCATGGTGCTGGAACTGAAGGTCCCAGAGGGGCACGAGTGGTCGGACGTGACGCGGCTGTGGCCGAAGGCGCTGGCGTACGTGATCAGCTTCGTGTACGTCGGCATCTACTGGAACAACCACCATCACCTGATGCACACCGTGCAGCGCGTGACGGGCGGGGTGCTGTGGGCGAACCTGCACCTGCTGTTCTGGCTGTCCCTGTTCCCGTTCGTGTCCGGCTGGGCCGGAGAGTCGCATTTCGCGCCGCAAGCGATGACGCTCAGCGGGGCCGTGGCACTCATGGCCGCGCTGGCGTACACGGTGCTGGTCCGCACGATCATCCGCGTGGGCGAGGCGAACCACATGCTGGCCGACGCGGTCGGCCGGGACGTCAAGGGGAACGTGTCGCTGGTGGCGTACGTCGTGGCGATCCTCGCGCCCCTGGCGGGCCCGGTGGGCGTGTGGCTGTCCGGCGCAGCGCTGGTCGGCGTGGCACTGATGTGGCTCATCCCGGACCGCCGCATTGAACGCGTGCTGGACGGCGGACGTGGACGCGGCGAGTAG